A part of Bacillus rossius redtenbacheri isolate Brsri chromosome 1, Brsri_v3, whole genome shotgun sequence genomic DNA contains:
- the LOC134535763 gene encoding nucleolysin TIAR, whose translation MSRQMSDESHPRTLYVGNLDTSVTDDLLCALFSHIGPVKGCKIIREPGNDPYAFLEFMTHQGAATALAAMNKRVFLEKEMKVNWATSPGNQPKQDTSNHYHIFVGDLSPEIETQTLREAFAPFGEISNCRIVRDPQTLKSKGYAFVSFVKKAEAENAISAMNGQWLGSRSIRTNWSTRKPPPPRSERPRHNNQKQPTFDEVYNQSSPTNCTVYCGGFVNGAISDDLMQKTFAPFGTIQDIRVFKDKGYAFIRFSTKESATHAIEAIHNTEVNGQTVKCFWGKETGDPNHSQAAPQAPAGTQYPYAYGQQMGYWYPQAYQASAATAAAQMQGQYLQGMQGYPYGQFTGYQQGYMGRMGMQIPTAAWQGMPAQTQMPAAPQQMAVAQGAAMQQPAGMMAYTMQQFPTQ comes from the coding sequence ATGTCCAGACAGATGAGTGACGAAAGCCATCCTCGGACCTTGTACGTAGGTAATTTGGATACTTCTGTTACGGACGATCTTTTGTGTGCCTTGTTCTCGCACATTGGACCCGTCAAAGGCTGCAAGATCATTCGTGAGCCCGGAAATGATCCGTACGCTTTCCTCGAGTTTATGACACATCAGGGGGCTGCTACAGCCCTGGCAGCGATGAACAAAAGAGTCTTCTTAGAAAAGGAAATGAAGGTAAACTGGGCAACTTCTCCAGGTAATCAACCTAAACAAGATACTAGTAACCATTACCATATATTTGTTGGTGACCTCAGTCCGGAAATTGAAACACAAACGCTTAGAGAAGCTTTTGCACCATTCGGTGAAATATCTAATTGCAGAATAGTTAGAGATCCTCAAACTTTGAAATCTAAAGGTTATGCTTTTGTATCATTTGTTAAAAAAGCTGAAGCAGAGAATGCAATCTCTGCCATGAATGGCCAGTGGTTGGGTAGCCGGAGTATTAGAACAAATTGGTCGACTCGAAAACCTCCACCTCCGAGGAGTGAACGTCCAAGGCATAACAATCAAAAGCAACCAACATTTGATGAAGTTTATAATCAGTCAAGCCCGACAAATTGTACCGTGTACTGTGGAGGATTTGTTAATGGTGCAATTTCAGATGACTTAATGCAGAAAACATTTGCTCCTTTCGGCACCATTCAAGACATTAGAGTTTTCAAGGACAAAGGCTATGCATTCATTAGATTTTCAACAAAAGAGTCTGCTACGCATGCAATTGAAGCGATACACAACACGGAGGTTAACGGACAGACGGTGAAATGCTTTTGGGGGAAAGAAACGGGTGATCCAAATCACTCTCAAGCAGCACCCCAAGCTCCTGCCGGTACACAGTACCCATACGCGTACGGTCAACAGATGGGTTACTGGTACCCACAAGCATACCAAGCTTCTGCAGCCACAGCAGCTGCGCAAATGCAAGGCCAGTACTTGCAAGGAATGCAGGGATACCCATACGGGCAGTTCACCGGCTATCAACAAGGCTACATGGGGAGAATGGGCATGCAGATTCCGACCGCAGCATGGCAGGGCATGCCTGCCCAGACGCAGATGCCAGCAGCTCCCCAGCAGATGGCGGTTGCCCAGGGAGCAGCCATGCAACAGCCTGCCGGCATGATGGCGTACACCATGCAACAGTTCCCGACGCAGTGA